The Salegentibacter mishustinae genome includes a window with the following:
- a CDS encoding TrkA C-terminal domain-containing protein, with the protein MIAAVTLFFIITLSALITRVAAIALAHTGLSTQSARFQARSAYTGSGYTSAESEKIMNHPVRRKIIYSLMLIGNAGIVTAMSSLILTFVLPDSNSAKLYGLLIVVVGLAILWWAIRSDWVDRGLSKLISKMLKKYTDINVQDYAAVLHLHDNYHVSEMRVEKDSWLANKTLIELDLRKEGITVLGIDRKGEDYLGSPSGNSKILPHDVITVYGKAEVFESIYKRTRDFGGEVQHKKFVEKEAERKKDQTTTEKEK; encoded by the coding sequence ATGATTGCCGCTGTTACGTTATTTTTTATCATCACACTTTCAGCCTTGATTACACGGGTTGCGGCCATTGCTTTAGCTCACACCGGACTTTCTACCCAAAGCGCAAGATTTCAGGCTCGATCTGCATATACCGGCTCAGGCTATACTTCTGCGGAATCTGAAAAAATAATGAACCACCCGGTTCGAAGAAAGATTATATACAGCCTTATGCTTATTGGTAATGCCGGTATAGTAACGGCTATGTCTTCCTTAATTCTAACTTTTGTGCTACCAGATAGCAATTCGGCTAAGCTGTATGGATTGCTCATAGTTGTGGTAGGACTTGCCATATTGTGGTGGGCCATTAGAAGTGATTGGGTAGACCGCGGACTATCAAAATTGATTAGTAAAATGCTAAAAAAATATACCGATATAAATGTACAGGATTATGCTGCTGTACTGCATTTGCACGACAATTACCATGTAAGTGAAATGCGGGTAGAGAAAGATAGTTGGTTGGCCAATAAGACTTTAATAGAATTGGATCTTAGAAAAGAAGGCATAACCGTACTGGGAATAGACAGAAAAGGTGAAGACTATTTAGGTTCTCCTTCGGGAAATTCAAAAATTTTGCCCCACGATGTAATTACCGTATATGGCAAAGCAGAGGTTTTTGAAAGTATTTACAAGAGAACCAGAGACTTTGGCGGGGAAGTACAACATAAAAAATTTGTTGAAAAAGAAGCCGAGAGAAAAAAAGATCAAACCACCACAGAGAAAGAAAAATGA
- a CDS encoding energy transducer TonB, with translation MKPKKNPKADLRKKSNLFLSFGLILALLASLLLIEWKTYDKEEFASEQVYLDALEDEEIPITELANTPPPKPPVIPEVIDVIEDDPELEEDEIKSTEISLEDIVEPEDIIEHKPEEKPETVPFTLIEDVPVFPGCEGLNDNAERKRCMSEKITAYVNKNFNKELGSELGLSGINRINILFQINTEGDIVNIQARAPHPKLEEEAKTIIESLPKMQPGKQRGKPVNVNYALPIIFQVQN, from the coding sequence ATGAAACCTAAGAAAAACCCTAAAGCTGACCTTCGAAAAAAATCAAATTTGTTTCTGTCCTTCGGACTTATCCTCGCCTTACTGGCCAGTCTGCTTTTAATAGAATGGAAAACTTATGATAAGGAAGAATTTGCTAGCGAACAGGTTTATTTAGATGCCCTTGAAGATGAAGAAATCCCCATTACCGAACTGGCAAATACCCCACCTCCTAAACCACCGGTAATTCCCGAGGTAATAGATGTAATTGAAGACGATCCCGAGCTCGAAGAAGACGAAATTAAATCTACTGAAATAAGCCTGGAAGATATCGTGGAACCCGAAGATATAATTGAGCACAAACCAGAAGAAAAACCAGAAACCGTGCCTTTTACACTAATTGAAGATGTACCGGTATTTCCGGGCTGTGAAGGTCTAAATGATAATGCGGAGAGAAAAAGGTGTATGAGCGAGAAGATCACCGCTTATGTAAATAAGAATTTTAATAAGGAACTTGGAAGTGAATTAGGACTTTCAGGAATAAACCGCATCAACATACTCTTTCAAATAAATACTGAAGGAGACATCGTAAACATACAGGCACGAGCACCACACCCTAAGCTTGAAGAAGAAGCCAAAACAATTATTGAATCCTTACCTAAAATGCAACCGGGAAAACAACGCGGAAAGCCCGTTAATGTAAATTATGCCTTACCCATAATTTTTCAGGTTCAGAATTAA
- a CDS encoding endonuclease/exonuclease/phosphatase family protein codes for MTRIFPLFVSCLFFFLSTESSFSQQKEYKIISIAFYNVENLFDTENNPFTFDDDRTPDGDDVWTQEKYRDKLQKLAEVIPEIGSDISKQAPVIVGICEIENRRVLEDLISEPKLKAYNYGIVHYESPDRRGIDVALLYRKDIFRLENSVSHELLIYDSKEPDKRVYTRDQLVVSGKIDDEKLHFIVNHWPSRSGGETASRYKREKAAALNKVILDSIFKRKPLAKVISMGDFNDDPTNKSFKEILKTKEDPNGLSPHQLYNPMERMFKKGMGTLAYRDGWNLFDQILISGALTKKDYSSFQFYKAGIFNKKYLITESGQYKGYPFRSYGYSGYQGGYSDHFPVYIYLLKQAGPGTPKGSE; via the coding sequence ATTACCCGTATTTTTCCCCTTTTTGTTTCTTGCCTGTTTTTCTTTTTGAGTACTGAAAGTAGTTTCTCACAGCAAAAGGAGTATAAAATTATAAGTATTGCTTTTTATAATGTTGAAAATCTATTTGACACTGAAAATAATCCCTTCACTTTTGATGATGACCGCACCCCGGACGGAGATGATGTTTGGACACAGGAAAAATACCGCGATAAATTGCAAAAATTAGCTGAAGTTATTCCAGAGATAGGATCAGATATATCAAAGCAAGCTCCTGTAATTGTTGGGATTTGTGAAATTGAAAACCGGCGGGTTTTAGAAGACCTGATAAGTGAACCAAAACTCAAAGCCTATAACTATGGTATTGTACATTATGAATCGCCAGACCGCCGCGGAATCGATGTAGCCTTATTATATAGAAAAGATATTTTTAGATTAGAAAATTCAGTTTCACACGAATTACTAATCTATGACAGTAAAGAACCCGACAAACGCGTTTACACTAGGGATCAACTGGTGGTAAGTGGAAAAATTGATGATGAAAAGTTACATTTTATAGTGAATCACTGGCCTTCAAGAAGTGGCGGGGAAACGGCCAGCAGGTACAAAAGGGAAAAAGCAGCAGCTCTAAATAAAGTAATTCTCGATTCAATATTTAAAAGGAAACCTTTAGCCAAAGTGATAAGTATGGGAGATTTTAATGATGATCCTACAAATAAAAGCTTCAAGGAAATACTGAAAACAAAAGAGGATCCAAATGGCTTAAGTCCGCATCAATTATACAATCCTATGGAGCGTATGTTCAAAAAAGGTATGGGGACACTTGCCTACCGAGATGGTTGGAATTTATTTGACCAAATTCTTATTTCGGGAGCTTTAACGAAGAAAGACTATTCAAGTTTTCAGTTCTATAAAGCAGGGATCTTCAATAAGAAATACCTTATTACAGAAAGCGGACAATACAAAGGTTATCCCTTCCGAAGCTATGGTTATAGCGGCTACCAGGGAGGATACAGTGATCATTTCCCTGTTTATATTTATCTTCTAAAGCAAGCCGGCCCAGGCACTCCAAAAGGGAGTGAATGA